The Astyanax mexicanus isolate ESR-SI-001 chromosome 7, AstMex3_surface, whole genome shotgun sequence genome has a window encoding:
- the si:dkey-117m1.4 gene encoding uncharacterized protein si:dkey-117m1.4, with product MSETARSLFDYREPPTLDSDGEGGKPPPPRGRGCGRKRKGTPVKVCDRVFATEDDEESMSEHSYGPADGQEGTKSKHRSSAEGPHHTPESSSQTCSGEMAEEGSSSGRAPVLYPPPPNCRIREVHCGNQVRLVVIAIRDITKGEEITVDYSLTEWGENALGFHGTVPPAGFDCHSDHENVKKEEDSGPVALSDYVTPSWSLSPSSSPVSHSDGSDSDHESDDANGETRNPAPRRRKKRKPPVSSSMANAKKKTPQRPPGRPPTLPRSLPSSPPQPAAPSKPVFKSPVPAGVAGGAVSVVAGRGVSIMVQKQCCVYCGRHYRSLHRHLEKHHAHQHEVRAAMERAHSSAHLPHLHASLPSSSSSSSFSSSSPAHHRCHKELPGQSVAAVQTQHSPAPSSTSPARRSPALSSPSRKSPAPQPVTPPRRGGVPVSVLKRSPPTPSTPPRKVGRKVKKEKEEVDIAEKPKEEPVPVPVFTPPVKEAEPELPNEEEDDDEEREDDSGAEDKSDLSSSRRPHMLPLLSSLSSLVLYLRRLQHSAFISLSRSPQSAEAWRLLCHSSLALLILYNRRRECEVSKLTISEYQSRVTPQCPIPVPPGAPPALTPLEASLSPFERLVLPHLPRVGVQGKRGRVQPLILPPHSEACLELLLQTRPGVGVDPQNPYVFARPYHSPATPLRGTDLLRSLAKSSGTRHPRALTQTRVRRQVAILTQLLLLSEGEEEGHRGAATQRLETFLQKEYHVTQSCATIGQDPGLMGLIGRVVLCGERDGVLFRGMSLNHICLELDVMSGNSADSLSEESDGDLKDMKDEESPTDLTKKTTMNNKPPRPRKMNSSPFSPNRRRSSGQPKPGKRGVLKRPWSEAERAAVESHLVRNIMELRVPAKADCERCLEQCPLLVTNRRDWRAIKFYCHNRIQLLKKTQQRQSPPTLSVC from the exons ATGTCGGAGACCGCCCGTTCCCTGTTCGACTACCGAGAGCCCCCGACGCTGGACAGCGACGGAGAGGGCGGCAAACCGCCGCCGCCACGGGG acgTGGCTGTGGAAGGAAAAGGAAAGGCACACCAGTGAAGGTGTGTGATAGAGTTTTTGCCACAGAGGACGATGAGGAGAGCATGTCAGAGCACAGCTACGGACCTG ctGATGGTCAGGAAGGTACAAAGAGCAAACATAGATCTTCTGCCGAAGGGCCACACCATACCCCAGAATCTTCTTCTCAAACctg ttctggTGAGATGGCAGAGGAAGGCTCCAGCAGTGGCAGAGCCCCGGTCCTGTACCCCCCTCCTCCAAACTGCCGCATTAGAGAAGTGCACTGTGGCAATCAAGTGCGGCTGGTCGTCATAGCGATCCGCGACATCACTAAGGGCGAAGAGATCACCGTGGACTACAGTTTGACGGAGTGGGGGGAGAACGCCTTG GGTTTTCACGGGACGGTGCCACCTGCTGGCTTTGATTGCCACTCAGACCACGAGAACGTTAAGAAG GAGGAGGACTCTGGGCCGGTTGCTCTGTCAGATTACGTCACGCCATCTTGGTCCCTCTCTCCCTCATCATCCCCCGTCTCTCACTCTGACGGCAGTGACTCAGACCACGAATCGGATGATGCTAATGGCGAAACACGCAACCCAGCTCCTCGACGTCGCAAAAAACGCAAACCACCAGTGTCATCTTCCATGGCTAACGCTAAGAAAAAGACGCCTCAGCGTCCTCCAGGACGTCCCCCTACACTGCCCCGTTCTCTCCCCTCTTCCCCTCCACAGCCTGCTGCCCCCTCTAAGCCAGTGTTTAAGTCTCCTGTGCCAGCTGGAGTGGCAGGAGGTGCCGTTAGCGTAGTGGCAGGTAGAGGCGTTAGCATCATGGTGCAGAAACAGTGCTGTGTTTATTGCGGACGACACTATCGCTCACTGCACCGCCACCTGGAGAAACATCACGCCCATCAGCATGAAGTACGTGCTGCCATGGAGCGTGCACACAGCTCCGCCCACCTGCCACACCTGCACGCCTCCCTgccttcatcttcatcctcttcctcctTTTCATCTTCTTCACCTGCACACCACCGCTGCCATAAAGAATTACCTGGTCAATCAGTTGCTGCTGTTCAAACACAGCATTCGCCAGCTCCTTCTTCCACTTCTCCAGCCAGAAGGAGCCCGGCCCTCTCCAGCCCCTCCCGCAAGAGCCCCGCCCCTCAGCCAGTCACCCCACCCCGCAGGGGAGGGGTTCCTGTGTCTGTGCTAAAGAGGAGCCCGCCCACCCCTTCAACTCCACCCAGAAAGGTGGGGCGCAAagtgaagaaagagaaagaagaggtaGATATAGCGGAGAAGCCCAAAGAGGAGCCCGTTCCTGTGCCAGTGTTCACACCACCGGTGAAGGAGGCAGAGCCAGAGCTGCCaaatgaggaagaggatgatgatgaggaaaGGGAGGACGACAGTGGAGCAGAGGACAAGAGCGACCTGTCCAG ttctcgACGGCCCCACATGCTGCCCCTcctgtcctctctctcttccctggTCCTGTATCTGCGGCGCCTCCAGCACTCtgccttcatctctctctcccgctcccCTCAGTCTGCTGAAGCCTGGCGTCTGCTCTGCCACTCCAGCCTGGCTCTGCTCATCCTCTACAACCGCCGTCGTGAGTGTGAGGTGTCCAAACTCACAATCTCTGAGTACCAGTCCCGAGTTACCCCACAGTGCCCCATTCCAGTGCCTCCCGGTGCCCCACCAGCGCTGACCCCACTAGAGGCGTCACTGTCTCCCTTTGAGCGACTAGTGCTGCCCCACCTGCCACGTGTTGGGGTCCAGGGCAAGAGAGGTCGTGTTCAGCCCCTCATCCTGCCCCCCCACTCAGAGGCCTGCCTGGAACTTCTCCTGCAGACGCGGCCCGGAGTTGGAGTGGACCCTCAGAACCCCTATGTTTTTGCCCGGCCGTACCATTCCCCCGCCACTCCCCTGAGGGGTACGGACCTGCTGCGGAGTTTGGCCAAATCCAGCGGTACCCGTCACCCGCGGGCGCTAACGCAGACGCGTGTTCGCAGGCAGGTGGCTATTCTGACccaactgctgctgctgagtgaAGGGGAGGAGGAGGGGCATCGTGGAGCTGCCACACAGCGGCTAGAGACCTTCCTACAGAAGGAGTACCATGTGACCCAAAGTTGCGCTACCATTGGTCAGGATCCAGGGCTGATGGGACTGATTGGGCGAGTTGTCCTGTGTGGGGAGAGGGATGGTGTTCTGTTTCGGGGCATGAGCCTCAATCACATTTGCTTGGAGTtggatg TGATGTCAGGGAACTCTGCAGACTCTTTATCAGAGGAATCGGATGGAGATCTGAAAGATATGAAGGATGAAGAATCTCCCACTGACTTAACCAAAAAGACCACCATGAACAACAAACCCCCTCGTCCCAGGAAGATGAACTCCTCTCCCTTCTCCCCAAACCGCAGGAGGAGCTCTGGACAGCCCaaaccag gtaaaCGGGGTGTTCTGAAGCGCCCGTGGTCTGAAGCAGAGCGAGCGGCCGTAGAGTCCCACCTGGTGAGAAACATCATGGAGCTGCGTGTTCCCGCTAAAGCTGACTGTGAACGGTGCCTGGAGCAGTGCCCCCTGCTGGTCACCAACCGCCGCGACTGGAGGGCCATCAAGTTCTACTGTCACAACCGCATCCAGCTGCTGAAGAAAACCCAGCAGAGACAGAGTCCACCCACTCTGTCCGTCTGCTGA